A window of Candidatus Schekmanbacteria bacterium RIFCSPLOWO2_02_FULL_38_14 genomic DNA:
AAAAATTTTATAAAAAAAATGTGAAATTTCTTGATGACACAAAGGCTAACCTGAAAATTGCTGATGCAAGGCTTATAATAGGAGATGAAGCCCTTATGCATACTTATCCATTTCCTAAGAAAATAGATGGAAAAGAATCTTTTCATTATGTTGTTGACCTTGGGAAAGAGTGGAAGAGATTTACAGAACTTCCATTTGTCTTTGCTGTTATAGCTGCAAGGGAATCAGTTGATTTGGATTTTGCAATGGAGAAACTGCTCAAATCTAAGTCTATCGGGACAAAAGATATGGCAGATATTGCAATGAAAGCATCAGATTCAACAGATTTCCCTTTTAAGTATTGCTATGACTATCTTTCAAAAAGAATAAAGTATGACCTTGGGAAAGAAGAACTCAAAGGACTTTCCAAATTTCAGGATTTAGCTTTTGAGATAGGGGAGTTGAAAAGGAAAAGGAAAATTTAAGGATGGAAATACTTTTTCTTGGAACTGGCACATCCCACGGCATTCCAAAGATTGCATGCAGGTGTGATGTATGCACCTCAAAGAATCCAAAAAACAAACGAAACCGTTCCTCTGCTTACCTTTGTTTGGAAGACGGGTTTTCCATACTCATAGACACATCAATAGATTTAAGAACACAGTCATTACAATACAATATAGAAAGAGTGGATGCTGTTTTTTATACACACTATCACGCGGACCATATCTTCGGTCTTGATGAACTAAGGCGCTTTAACGAGCTTTCAGGAAAAACAATACCTATTTATGGGAGCAAAGAAACTATTGATGGGATAAAATCAATATTTTCTTATGTCTTTGAAAATAATTATATCCCCGGAGGCGGAATTCCTTCTCTTGGAACAAATGTAATAAACAGCAGGTTTGATATTAACGGCGTTCACTTTGAAAGATTAGAAGGCAAACACGGTATTTTCGAGGTCTCAGGATTCAGGACAGGTAAGTTTGCCTATTTTACAGACGTAAATTATATCAGCAGGAGAACTCTTGATAAGATGAAAGGACTTGATGTGCTGGTGCTTGGGGCTCTGCGCGATACACCGCACCCAACACATTTTACAATTGATGAAGCTGTTGAAATTATAGAAAAGGTAAAGCCGGAAAAAAGCTATTTGACGCACATCTCACACGAAATTGACCACGAAGAGATATCTTCTGTTCTTCCTAAAAATGTGTTTCTTGCTTATGACGGATTGAAGCTAACGGTTTGATTGCAGATTTAATCCCCCCTTAACCCCCCTTTGTCAAGGGGGGGCTGGGGGGATTTTCATTATTCGAATGACATTGTGAAACAGCCCGTAAAGGGAGTTTCTGGATATACTTGACTAATAAATTAATATAGTAACTTATTGAATTAAATTATTATATTATTTATAAAACTAAAACATATATATTAACTTGACAAAATCAACAGGATATTATTATGAATATAAAAGGAAAGAAATTAGGGTTATAGAGCAGAGGTGATTATGGAAGCAGTTACAGAGACAGGAGAAATAGGACAAGAAAATGAGTACTCTTTTCTTGAAAAATTTTCTGCTGAGCAGATGCTTGAATGGGCATTTAAAAATTACGGTAAAAGGGCAGCAATAGGGACAAGTCTTCAAAAAACCGGAATGGTTATCATGGACCTTGGTTTAAAAATAAGCAAGGACTACAGAATCTTTTTTGTTGATACCTTAAACCACTATAAAGAAACCTATGAGCTTCTTGATGAGGTTGAGAAATTTTATGGCATAAAAATTGAAAAATTTTCTCCTTCTGCGGAAGATATTGAAAAACTAAACAAAGGAATGGGGCAATTCCCCTACTACTCACGCTTTGGACGTGGTGAGTGCTGCAAAGTAAGAAAGATGATTCCAAATGAAAAGGCGCTTGAGACGCTTGATGTGTGGATAAGCGGATTGAGGGCTGACCAGTCTGCATTCAGGCAGATAAACGCTGGCAAGGTAGAGATTGTTTATAAGGATGAAAGAAAGATTATAAAACTTAATCCGCTATTTGACTGGTCAGAGGAACAGGTTGCAAGATATAGCAAAGAGAAGAAATTGCCCTACAATAAACTCTACGATTATAAATCTCCTTATGGTGAGGTATTCAAGGAGATAGGTTGTGTTCCGTGCCATATTCCTGTGTTTTCTTCAAGAAGCAAAAGGGCAGGGAAATTTCCATGGGAGACAGGGGAGAAGGAGTGCGGTATACACATTGACCACTCTGACGGAAGCGGAATATAAGAAAAGTTCAAATGTCAAAGTTCAAAGTTCAAAATTTTTTCCCTCACCCTTGCCCTCTCCCGCAAGGGGAGAGGGATTTAGTCTGAGTATACCCTCCATTGAGTTGGATTTCTCTTGGCAATTATCCCCTCCCTTGATGGGAGGGGAATAAGGGGAGGGTGAAATTATTACTACTTCTTCTTCACTACAAACATTTTTCCCTCGCCTGTTCTGAAGCCGTCTGCGGTTTCAACAAAAATTTTTACTTTGCCGGGTTTGGCTCCTGAGGGAACGGTTACGGTTATGCTGGTATTTTTCCATGAAACAACATCACATTCAGTTTCAACATCATTCTTTATTATTAATACTTTGCCCTGTTCATTCCCCAAATCACTTCCCCTTATAATTACTTTTTTCCCGACTGAACCACTTCCCGGATTAAGAGCTTTTACCTGAGGATATTTAGAAGGAAGCCCGATTATCTGAAGCCCTGCGCCACCAGCAGTAACATAAGCTGTGGCTCCAGAAACATAAATTCCTGCAGTCGAACCAGGCGTGTCGTATGTTGCAAGAAGCCTTGGTCTTGAGGGATTGCTGACATCAACAAC
This region includes:
- a CDS encoding MBL fold metallo-hydrolase; amino-acid sequence: MEILFLGTGTSHGIPKIACRCDVCTSKNPKNKRNRSSAYLCLEDGFSILIDTSIDLRTQSLQYNIERVDAVFYTHYHADHIFGLDELRRFNELSGKTIPIYGSKETIDGIKSIFSYVFENNYIPGGGIPSLGTNVINSRFDINGVHFERLEGKHGIFEVSGFRTGKFAYFTDVNYISRRTLDKMKGLDVLVLGALRDTPHPTHFTIDEAVEIIEKVKPEKSYLTHISHEIDHEEISSVLPKNVFLAYDGLKLTV